The Candidatus Phaeomarinobacter ectocarpi genome includes a region encoding these proteins:
- a CDS encoding cytochrome P450 produces MSQAAVQPEGEIDHTERAWSMPLKDINIADPDIFQADAIWPYFERLRKEAPVHKAYSPDFGEYWSVTRYEDIMAVDTNHHVFSSSWEHGGITLFDQISDFQLPMFIAMDPPKHDQQRITVQPIVAPNNLKNWEGLIRERTGQILDSLPRGEVFDWVDNVSVELTTMMLATLFDFPFEQRRKLTRWSDVATGRNNPEIVADDDQWRAELLECLEAFTDIWNERINSDTPGNDLITMLTRGESTKNMDPMEYLGNIILLIVGGNDTTRNSMTASVYALNKFAGEYDKLLAKPDLIPNLSSEIIRWQTPLAHMRRTALEDIVLNGAHIKKGDKVAMWYVSGNRDESVFEDADKVIIDRPNARRQMSFGYGIHRCVGNRLGELQIKILWEEILKRFPKIEVMEEPTRTKSVFVKGYTYMPVRIPA; encoded by the coding sequence ATGTCGCAGGCAGCTGTCCAACCCGAAGGCGAAATCGATCATACCGAGCGCGCATGGAGCATGCCGCTCAAAGACATCAACATCGCTGATCCAGACATTTTCCAGGCGGATGCCATCTGGCCGTATTTCGAGCGCCTGCGCAAGGAAGCTCCGGTCCACAAGGCCTACTCCCCTGACTTTGGTGAGTACTGGTCCGTGACACGCTACGAAGACATTATGGCGGTGGACACCAACCACCACGTGTTCTCTTCAAGCTGGGAACATGGTGGCATCACCCTGTTCGATCAAATTTCTGATTTTCAGTTGCCGATGTTCATTGCGATGGACCCGCCCAAACATGATCAGCAGCGCATCACCGTGCAGCCGATCGTTGCGCCGAATAATCTGAAGAACTGGGAAGGCCTGATCCGCGAACGGACCGGTCAGATTCTTGACTCCTTGCCCCGCGGCGAGGTGTTCGACTGGGTGGACAATGTGTCGGTTGAGCTCACAACCATGATGCTTGCGACCCTGTTTGATTTCCCGTTCGAACAGCGCCGCAAACTCACACGCTGGTCCGATGTGGCAACCGGGCGCAACAATCCGGAGATTGTTGCTGATGATGACCAGTGGCGTGCGGAACTGCTGGAATGCCTGGAAGCATTTACCGACATATGGAACGAGCGCATCAACTCCGACACGCCTGGCAATGATCTCATCACCATGCTGACACGTGGCGAGTCCACGAAGAACATGGACCCGATGGAGTATCTGGGAAACATCATCCTGCTCATCGTGGGTGGCAATGACACAACGCGCAACTCAATGACTGCGAGTGTCTATGCTCTCAACAAGTTTGCAGGTGAGTATGACAAGCTGCTCGCCAAACCGGATCTGATTCCGAATCTTTCATCCGAGATCATTCGCTGGCAGACACCGTTGGCTCACATGCGCCGGACAGCTCTTGAAGACATCGTTTTGAACGGTGCTCACATCAAGAAGGGTGACAAGGTGGCCATGTGGTACGTCTCGGGCAACCGCGACGAAAGCGTGTTTGAAGATGCCGACAAGGTCATTATCGACCGTCCAAATGCGCGCCGCCAGATGTCATTTGGGTATGGCATCCACCGTTGTGTGGGTAACCGGTTGGGCGAGCTGCAGATCAAAATTCTGTGGGAAGAAATTCTCAAGCGCTTCCCGAAGATTGAAGTGATGGAAGAGCCGACACGGACAAAGTCTGTCTTCGTGAAGGGCTACACTTACATGCCGGTTCGCATTCCTGCCTAG